Proteins encoded by one window of Chondromyces crocatus:
- a CDS encoding aminotransferase class V-fold PLP-dependent enzyme, producing the protein MSELDRDALRAAYSRFLATPGRILLTGHSHQAWPDVVRDALGACFDDAARHCDDKWSAAVFPTIQTVGEAVLDRMGFPKDDAIAFGRSTHELLMRLVSCLPIYQRHDPRYGLRHGHEPHDAGLPREGSDPGGPKTERDPYGPKTERDPSRPVRIVTTQAEFHSMRRQLTRLAEEGVDVVWVDASPRERLAERLLDAITPGTDLVAFSAVLFEDAYVLPRLGEIIARAVEVSAIPLVDAYHAFNVVPLDWGPAVAHAFVTAGGYKYAAFGEGICWLRIPQGCTLRPVDTGWFADFGALDAGGGDITYGPGGARFAGATFDPTPFYRAHATLAHWERFGLTPERLRALSLAQTDRILARLDEAGLADAVVTPRDPARRGGFIAVRAPRASDLVTQLRAQGVFVDARGDRVRLGPAPYLTDAEIDRATTLLAAALRA; encoded by the coding sequence ATGAGCGAACTCGATCGCGACGCCCTCCGCGCCGCCTACAGCCGCTTCCTCGCGACGCCGGGCCGCATCCTGCTCACGGGCCACTCCCACCAGGCCTGGCCCGACGTCGTCCGCGACGCCCTCGGCGCGTGCTTCGACGACGCCGCGCGCCACTGCGACGACAAGTGGAGCGCCGCCGTCTTCCCCACGATCCAGACCGTCGGCGAGGCCGTCCTCGACCGCATGGGCTTCCCCAAGGACGACGCCATCGCCTTCGGCCGCAGCACCCACGAGCTGCTCATGCGCCTCGTGAGCTGCTTGCCCATCTACCAGCGCCACGACCCGCGCTACGGCCTGCGCCACGGCCACGAACCCCACGACGCCGGCCTCCCCCGTGAAGGCAGCGATCCTGGCGGCCCGAAGACCGAGCGCGACCCGTACGGCCCGAAGACCGAGCGCGACCCCTCGCGGCCCGTCCGCATCGTCACCACCCAGGCCGAGTTCCACTCCATGCGCCGCCAGCTCACCCGCCTCGCCGAAGAAGGCGTCGACGTGGTCTGGGTCGACGCCTCTCCGCGCGAACGCCTCGCCGAGCGCCTCCTCGACGCCATCACCCCGGGCACCGACCTCGTCGCCTTCTCCGCCGTGCTCTTCGAGGACGCCTACGTCCTGCCCCGCCTCGGCGAGATCATCGCCCGCGCCGTCGAGGTCTCGGCCATCCCCCTCGTCGACGCCTACCACGCCTTCAACGTCGTCCCCCTCGACTGGGGCCCGGCCGTTGCGCACGCCTTCGTCACCGCCGGTGGCTACAAGTACGCCGCGTTCGGCGAAGGCATCTGCTGGCTCCGCATCCCGCAGGGCTGCACCTTGCGCCCCGTCGACACCGGCTGGTTCGCCGACTTCGGCGCCCTCGACGCCGGCGGCGGCGACATCACCTACGGCCCTGGCGGTGCGCGCTTCGCGGGCGCCACCTTCGACCCCACCCCCTTCTACCGCGCCCACGCCACGCTCGCCCACTGGGAGCGCTTCGGCCTCACCCCCGAACGCCTCCGCGCCCTCTCCCTCGCGCAGACCGACCGCATCCTCGCTCGCCTCGACGAAGCCGGCCTCGCCGATGCCGTCGTCACCCCGCGCGACCCCGCGCGCCGCGGCGGCTTCATCGCCGTCCGCGCCCCGCGCGCCAGCGATCTCGTCACCCAGCTCCGCGCCCAGGGCGTCTTCGTCGACGCCCGCGGCGACCGCGTCCGCCTCGGCCCCGCCCCTTACCTCACCGACGCCGAGATCGACCGGGCAACCACCCTCCTCGCCGCCGCCCTCCGCGCCTGA
- a CDS encoding aldo/keto reductase family protein: protein MKHRHLGRSGLLVSEISYGNWITHGSQVEKDAAHACVKAALDEGITTFDTADVYAATRAEEVLGEALAGQRREGLEIFTKVYWPTGPGPNDRSLSRKHIVESIHGSLRRLRTEYVDLYQAHRFDVSTPLEETMSAFADLVRQGKVLYIGVSEWTAEQIERGAALARELKIPFISNQPQYSMLWRVIEAEVVPASEKVGVSQIVWSPIAQGVLSGKYLPGQPPPAGSRATDETGLKFINHFLNDNVLGRVQKLKPLAEEAGLTMAQLAVAWVLQNPNVASAIVGASRPEQVRDNVKAAGVKLDAALLTKIDEILGDVVVRDPKKTVSPAKRP from the coding sequence ATGAAGCATCGACATCTCGGCCGGAGCGGCCTGCTCGTCAGCGAGATCTCTTACGGCAACTGGATCACCCACGGCTCCCAGGTGGAGAAGGATGCAGCGCACGCCTGCGTGAAGGCAGCGCTCGACGAGGGCATCACCACCTTCGACACCGCCGACGTCTACGCTGCCACCCGCGCCGAAGAGGTCCTCGGCGAGGCCCTCGCTGGACAGCGTCGAGAGGGCCTCGAGATCTTCACCAAGGTCTACTGGCCCACCGGCCCTGGCCCGAACGATCGCAGCCTGTCGCGCAAGCACATCGTCGAGTCCATCCACGGCAGCCTGCGCCGCCTGCGCACCGAGTACGTCGACCTCTACCAGGCGCACCGCTTCGACGTCTCGACGCCGCTCGAAGAGACCATGAGCGCCTTCGCCGATCTCGTCCGGCAAGGAAAGGTGCTCTACATCGGCGTCTCGGAGTGGACCGCAGAGCAGATCGAACGCGGCGCCGCGCTCGCCCGCGAACTGAAGATCCCCTTCATCAGCAACCAGCCGCAGTACTCGATGCTGTGGCGCGTGATCGAGGCCGAGGTCGTCCCCGCCAGCGAGAAGGTGGGCGTCAGCCAGATCGTCTGGTCCCCGATCGCGCAGGGCGTGCTCTCCGGCAAGTACCTCCCGGGTCAGCCCCCGCCCGCCGGCAGCCGCGCCACCGACGAGACGGGCTTGAAGTTCATTAACCACTTCCTGAACGACAACGTCCTCGGCCGCGTGCAGAAGCTGAAACCCCTCGCCGAGGAAGCCGGCCTCACCATGGCGCAGCTCGCCGTCGCCTGGGTACTCCAGAACCCCAACGTCGCCTCCGCCATCGTTGGCGCCTCCCGGCCGGAGCAAGTCCGCGACAACGTGAAAGCCGCTGGCGTGAAGCTCGACGCCGCACTCTTGACGAAGATCGACGAGATCCTCGGCGACGTGGTCGTGCGGGACCCGAAGAAGACGGTGAGCCCGGCCAAGCGCCCATGA
- a CDS encoding GNAT family N-acetyltransferase — MPTFIEHLDRERIIEASRHTHAVWSSGRSLDDHAAYTLGQVERAGPDLFRYVGLVDDTGLVASAKRYSLLLAAPDRRPLPAVGIGAVFTRQDARGRGLASTLIREILREATAQGACAAWLHCEIDPGFYARLGFAELPGVAHHAPAAQLPGDAPLDHRPATPDDMDRLLAWYEESFDDGWLRPARSTALWNYFSFRNSGPAFLLQDGGKDVGYLSADTSHGVMWVNEWSAPGIERPRLLATVRKLAEQHGLADVAGWLRPDQVDGVFSPSPRKSGVPMIHHLAPPWTTEKLDPSRTHFGSFEYF, encoded by the coding sequence GTGCCCACCTTCATCGAACACCTCGACCGCGAGCGCATCATCGAAGCCTCGCGCCACACCCACGCCGTCTGGTCGAGCGGCCGCTCCCTCGACGACCACGCCGCTTACACCCTCGGCCAGGTCGAGCGCGCCGGCCCCGACCTCTTCCGTTACGTCGGCCTCGTCGACGACACCGGCCTCGTCGCCTCCGCCAAGCGCTACAGCCTCCTCCTCGCCGCCCCTGATCGCCGCCCCTTGCCGGCCGTCGGCATCGGCGCCGTCTTCACCCGACAGGACGCCCGCGGCCGCGGCCTCGCCTCCACCTTGATCCGCGAGATCCTCCGCGAGGCCACCGCGCAGGGCGCGTGTGCCGCCTGGCTCCACTGCGAGATCGACCCTGGCTTCTACGCCCGCCTCGGCTTCGCAGAACTCCCTGGCGTCGCCCACCACGCCCCCGCCGCGCAGCTCCCCGGCGACGCCCCCCTCGACCACCGCCCCGCGACGCCCGACGACATGGACCGCCTCCTCGCCTGGTACGAAGAAAGCTTCGACGACGGCTGGCTCCGCCCTGCGCGATCCACCGCCCTGTGGAACTACTTCAGCTTCCGCAACAGCGGCCCGGCCTTCCTGCTCCAGGACGGCGGCAAAGACGTCGGCTACCTCAGCGCCGACACCTCCCATGGCGTCATGTGGGTGAACGAGTGGTCGGCCCCTGGCATCGAGCGACCCCGCCTCCTCGCCACCGTGCGCAAGCTCGCCGAGCAGCACGGCCTCGCCGACGTCGCCGGATGGCTCCGCCCCGATCAGGTCGACGGCGTCTTCAGCCCCTCGCCGCGCAAGTCGGGCGTCCCCATGATCCACCACCTCGCGCCCCCGTGGACCACGGAGAAGCTCGACCCCAGCCGCACCCATTTCGGCTCGTTCGAGTACTTCTGA
- a CDS encoding LysR family transcriptional regulator, whose translation MHTAPFTQLQTFLVVARLRSFSSAARELGVSRAAVSQAVRQLEEQLRVVLLTRTTRSVALTDAGRRLVEGAGPALEQVITAFGDVAARPGEVVGKLRLSVPRSAIPFVVTPVLPTFRERHPRVEVEIVVEERFVDVVAEGYDAGVRLTEAIERDMVQVRLTEAFRFVVVGAPAYLARHGTPQRPEDLLRHECITFRMQSTGALYAWELERGRRTWRVPVRGSVIASDNSVSVALSEAGLGLAYALEPAALPSLDAGRLQRVLEPYAPRVPGFFLYYPSRAQSSPALRLFVEVARELLVRGVR comes from the coding sequence GTGCACACGGCTCCTTTCACGCAACTCCAGACCTTCCTCGTGGTGGCACGTCTGCGCAGCTTCAGCAGCGCAGCCCGTGAGCTCGGCGTGTCCAGGGCCGCGGTGAGCCAGGCGGTGCGGCAGCTCGAAGAGCAGCTCCGTGTGGTGCTCTTGACGCGCACGACGCGGAGCGTGGCGCTCACCGATGCGGGACGGCGGCTCGTGGAGGGCGCAGGTCCGGCGCTGGAGCAGGTGATCACCGCGTTCGGTGACGTCGCCGCGCGGCCTGGCGAGGTGGTGGGGAAGCTGCGGTTGTCGGTGCCGCGGAGCGCGATCCCGTTCGTCGTCACGCCGGTGCTGCCGACGTTCCGCGAGCGCCATCCGCGCGTGGAGGTGGAGATCGTCGTCGAGGAGCGCTTCGTCGACGTCGTGGCCGAGGGCTACGACGCAGGCGTGCGGCTGACCGAGGCGATCGAGCGCGACATGGTGCAGGTGCGGTTGACCGAGGCGTTTCGCTTCGTGGTGGTGGGCGCGCCGGCATACCTCGCGCGCCACGGGACGCCGCAGCGCCCCGAGGATCTGTTGCGCCACGAGTGCATCACGTTTCGCATGCAGTCCACGGGCGCGCTGTATGCCTGGGAGCTGGAGCGCGGTCGGCGGACGTGGCGTGTGCCCGTGCGCGGGAGCGTGATCGCCAGCGACAACAGCGTGAGCGTGGCGCTCTCGGAGGCCGGTCTGGGCCTTGCGTACGCGCTGGAACCAGCCGCGCTCCCGTCGCTGGACGCAGGGCGCTTGCAGCGGGTGCTCGAACCCTACGCGCCCCGGGTGCCGGGCTTCTTCCTCTACTATCCGAGCCGCGCGCAGAGTTCACCGGCGCTGCGCCTGTTCGTGGAGGTGGCGAGGGAACTGCTCGTGCGCGGGGTGAGGTGA